One window of Medicago truncatula cultivar Jemalong A17 chromosome 2, MtrunA17r5.0-ANR, whole genome shotgun sequence genomic DNA carries:
- the LOC11445825 gene encoding putative F-box protein At3g16210 yields the protein MAASNEKVNIYVLEYIVFSILSKLPLKSVKRFTCINKHWTLLFENPYFVNMFYNNMVSKYNSLYDEPCFLLSHKNSNWERELYLISGKRIENKLPLNWPRPFIRDPGGYNYPLPFIACSSVNGTICIYDNIDSHSTVVLWNPATDELHIVAEDHDYCVIDGFYDDRDITYTIHGFGYDNVSDDYKIIRYVDYHGKLDTLWDGPSWEIYSLKGNYWDAINVDMPNCCWSKVGVGVHLDGVCHWLGITDSETYVVSFNLSTEVSVTALIPSELFNLKWVDRDLAVLNGHVIMISRYVKTTSFHISISMLGEPGVNESWIKLFDVGPLSDIKRFIGAGEKGDIFFKKDDDELAYLDLTTGVIQNIGVKLHPYHDFSQVVLYKKNILPIGGIKE from the coding sequence ATGGCTGCGTCCAACGAAAAGGTTAATATCTATGTTCTTGAATATATCGTCTTCTCTATTCTTTCGAAACTACCTTTAAAATCTGTGAAGCGGTTTACTTGTATAAACAAACATTGGACTCTTTTATTTGAAAACCCTTATTTTGTGAACATGTTTTACAATAATATGGTTTCCAAATATAATTCATTGTACGATGAACCATGTTTCCTGCTAAGCCATAAGAATAGCAATTGGGAAAGGGAGTTGTATTTGATTTCTGGAAAGAGAATTGAGAACAAACTGCCATTGAACTGGCCACGTCCTTTTATTCGAGACCCTGGAGGATATAATTATCCTCTTCCTTTTATTGCATGTTCATCTGTTAACGGCACTATTTGTATCTACGATAACATTGATAGTCATTCAACTGTTGTATTGTGGAATCCCGCTACCGATGAATTACATATTGTTGCTGAGGACCACGATTATTGTGTTATTGACGGATTTTATGATGATAGAGACATTACCTATACTATTCATGGATTCGGTTATGACAATGTTAGTGATGATTATAAGATTATTCGATATGTTGATTATCATGGAAAGCTTGATACTCTTTGGGATGGCCCCTCTTGGGAAATATATAGTTTAAAAGGTAACTATTGGGATGCAATCAATGTTGATATGCCAAACTGTTGTTGGAGTAAGGTAGGTGTTGGAGTTCACTTGGATGGAGTGTGCCATTGGTTGGGAATAACAGATTCTGAAACATATGTGGTATCATTTAACTTGAGCACTGAAGTGTCTGTTACCGCTCTCATTCCCTCAGaattgtttaatttaaaatggGTTGATAGAGACTTGGCGGTGTTAAATGGGCATGTAATTATGATCTCCCGTTATGTAAAGACCACTTCTTTCCACATATCAATATCAATGTTGGGTGAGCCCGGGGTCAATGAATCATGGATTAAGCTCTTCGATGTTGGACCCTTATCTGACATTAAGCGGTTTATTGGAGCAGGGGAGAAGggtgatatattttttaaaaaagatgatGATGAACTAGCCTATCTTGATTTGACTACCGGAGTAATTCAGAACATTGGTGTTAAATTACATCCATATCATGATTTTTCTCAAGTAGTGTTATATAAGAAAAACATTCTTCCAATTGGAGGAATAAAAGAGTAG
- the LOC120578072 gene encoding uncharacterized protein, which yields MDSFGIMKRDARDFHHVYVRRRRVVRDLDLNIPFGSESSMLETDVSLEIGDDGFAAGNKWHCPTYLKIDDDELSMPIKYLKKLKSKKGITSAAPEIGTNSNVQAKLAVIDNQV from the exons ATGGATTCATTTGGGATTATGAAAAGGGATGCTAGAGACTTTCATCATGTGTatgtaagaagaagaagagtggTTCGAGATCTGGATTTAAACATTCCCTTCGGTTCCGAATCTTCTATGCTTGAAACTGATGTTTCGCTTGAAATCGGAGATGATGGC TTTGCTGCTGGAAACAAATGGCACTGCCCGACTTACTTgaaaattgatgatgatgagcTTTCCATGCCCATCAAATATTTGAAGAAATTGAAGTCGAAAAAAGGCATTACATCAGCTGCACCTGAAATCGGTACAAATAGCAACGTGCAAGCAAAACTTGCAGTTATTGATAACCAG GTCTGA
- the LOC11441783 gene encoding F-box/kelch-repeat protein At3g06240, with product MAAMNEKVSIYVPEDIVFSILSKLPLKSVKRFTCVNKLYTLLFENPYFVNMFYKNMVSKYNSLYDEPCFLLNHESSNLESKLYLISGKRIENKVPLNWPHPFNQNPGYNYYQPFIASSSVNGTLCIYDENDYHPTIVLWNPATDELHIVPKDHDYYVISDFSDDRDITYTVHGFGYDNVSDDYKIIRYVDYHGKLDTLWQGPYWEIYSLESNFWETLYVDMRHRFWSSVGAGVHLDGVCHWWSKEDCETYVVSFNLSTEVPVTTLLPSELHDLDQQHVNRDLAVLNGHVIMISRYVKTTSFHISISMLGEPGVNESWIKLFDVGPLSDIKGFIGAGRKADIFLKKADDELAYFDLNTGVIQNIGVKVNSSCSQVVFYKKKIPPIGGIQN from the coding sequence ATGGCTGCGATGAATGAAAAGGTTAGTATCTATGTTCCTGAAGATATCGTCTTCTCTATTCTTTCAAAACTACCTTTGAAATCTGTGAAACGGTTTACTTGTGTAAACAAACTTTACACTCTTTTATTTGAAAATCCTTATTTTGTGAACATGTTTTACAAAAATATGGTTTCCAAATATAATTCATTGTACGATGAACCATGTTTCCTCCTAAACCATGAGAGTAGCAATTTGGAAAGTAAGTTGTATTTGATTTCTGGAAAGAGAATTGAGAACAAAGTGCCATTGAACTGGCCACATCCTTTTAATCAAAACCCTGGATATAATTACTATCAGCCTTTTATTGCATCTTCTTCTGTTAATGGCACTCTTTGTATATACGATGAAAATGATTATCATCCAACTATTGTATTGTGGAATCCCGCTACCGATGAATTACATATTGTTCCTAAGGACCACGATTATTATGTTATTTCCGACTTTTCTGATGATAGAGACATTACCTATACTGTTCATGGATTCGGTTATGACAATGTTAGCGATGATTATAAGATTATTCGATATGTTGATTATCATGGAAAGCTTGACACTCTTTGGCAAGGCCCCTATTGGGAAATATATAGTTTAGAGAGTAACTTTTGGGAGAcactttatgttgatatgcgACATCGTTTTTGGAGTTCGGTAGGTGCTGGGGTTCACTTGGATGGAGTGTGCCATTGGTGGAGCAAAGAAGATTGTGAAACATATGTGGTATCATTTAACTTGAGCACTGAAGTACCTGTTACCACTCTACTGCCCTCAGAATTGCATGATCTAGATCAACAACATGTTAATAGAGACTTGGCGGTGTTAAATGGGCATGTAATTATGATCTCCCGTTATGTGAAGACCACTTCTTTCCACATATCAATATCAATGTTGGGTGAGCCCGGGGTCAATGAATCATGGATTAAGCTCTTCGATGTTGGACCCTTATCTGACATTAAGGGGTTTATTGGAGCAGGGAGGAAGGCcgatatatttttaaaaaaagctgATGATGAACTCGcatattttgatttaaataCTGGAGTAATTCAAAACATTGGTGTTAAAGTAAACTCATCTTGTTCTCAAGTagtattttataagaaaaaaattcctCCAATCGGAGGAATCCAAAATTAG